A genomic window from Solanum dulcamara chromosome 11, daSolDulc1.2, whole genome shotgun sequence includes:
- the LOC129873721 gene encoding U1 small nuclear ribonucleoprotein 70 kDa isoform X1, producing MGDFNDAFMRNNPNVQARAKAQNRANVMQLKLIGQSHPTGLTANLLKLFEPRPPLEYKPPPEKRKCPSYTGMAQFVSHFAQPGDPEYAPPVPEVETPTERRARIHKIRLEEGAKKAAEELEKYDPSSDPNVTGDPYKTLFVARLNYETTESRVKREFEAFGPIKRVRLVMDKTNNKPRGYAFIEYVHTRDMKAAYKQADGKKIDNRRVLVDVERGRTVPNWRPRRLGGGLGTTRVGNEDVNREVVQPGRAASRSEEPRARDDRDSRDREKSRERVRDKDREKSRERSHDRPRERERDDKHHRERERTREREKDRGRDRDRDRERDRTRDRERGKDRDRDRERDRHREKDRERGRDEGEVDQGRGRSRDKEYDYEHVELKHERERHGDKERNYDHAEPEDDHGHYDYYDHHQGRGDYENPDAQGGDDRYKDASRGHDHYDQMDEDNYAYDHGASEAKERDRDYKHSDRSHSREYDY from the exons ATGGGAGACTTCAACGATGCCTTCATGCGGAACAACCCTAACGTTCAGGCCCGTGCAAAGGCCCAGAATCGAGCTAATGTCATGCAACTCAAGCTG ATTGGTCAAAGTCATCCAACTGGGTTGACTGCTAATCTTCTGAAGCTGTTTGAGCCCCGACCACCTTTGGAGTACAAACCACCCCCTGAGAAGAGAAAATGCCCTTCATATACTG GGATGGCACAATTTGTTAGTCACTTTGCTCAACCTGGTGATCCAGAATATGCTCCACCGGTCCCTGAGGTTGAAACTCCG ACTGAACGAAGAGCCAGGATCCACAAGATACGGCTGGAGGAGGGTGCTAAAAAGGCTGCTGAGGAGCTTGAGAAAT ATGATCCTAGCAGCGACCCAAATGTTACTGGAGATCCATACAAGACACTCTTTGTTGCAAGACTT AATTATGAGACAACAGAAAGCAGAGTTAAACGGGAATTTGAGGCTTTTGGTCCAATCAAGCGG GTTCGCTTGGTTATGGACAAGACAAACAATAAGCCCAGGGGTTATGCTTTCATTGAGTATGTGCATACACGGGATATGAAAG CTGCATATAAACAAGCTGATGGAAAGAAGATTGATAATAGAAGAGTTCTGGTTGATGTTGAACGTGGTAGAACAGTCCCCAATTGGCGTCCCCGCAGACTTGGCGGTGGACTTGGAACAACAAGAGTTGGAAATGAAGATGTTAATAG aGAGGTGGTTCAGCCTGGAAGGGCAGCATCTCGCTCTGAGGAGCCTAGAGCACGAGATGACAGGGACAG CAGGGATCGGGAGAAGTCCCGTGAAAGGGTGCGAGATAAGGACAGAGAGAAATCTCGTGAACGTTCTCATGATAGGCCAAGGGAACGTGAAAGAGATGACAAACATCATAGGGAACGCGAGAGAActagagaaagagaaaaagatcGTGGTCGAGATCGTGATCGAGACCGCGAACGTGATAGGACACGGGACCGTGAGCGAGGCAAAGACAGAGACCGAGATCGTGAGCGAGATCGCCACCGTGAGAAGGACAGGGAAAGAGGTAGGGATGAAGGTGAGGTGGACCAGGGTCGTGGTCGTTCTCGTGATAAAGAATATGATTATGAACATGTGGAATTGAAACATGAGCGGGAAAGGCATGGTGACAAAGAAAGGAACTATGATCATGCAGAACCTGAAGATGATCATGGCCATTATGACTATTATGATCACCACCAAGGTCGAGGAGACTATGAGAATCCAGATGCACAAGGTGGTGATGATCGCTATAAAGATGCCAGTCGTGGTCATGATCATTATGATCAAATGGATGAGGATAATTATGCCTATGACCACGGGGCATCTGAGGCAAAAGAAAGGGACCGGGATTACAAGCATTCAGATAGGTCACATTCTCGCGAATATGACTACTGA
- the LOC129873721 gene encoding U1 small nuclear ribonucleoprotein 70 kDa isoform X2: MGDFNDAFMRNNPNVQARAKAQNRANVMQLKLIGQSHPTGLTANLLKLFEPRPPLEYKPPPEKRKCPSYTGMAQFVSHFAQPGDPEYAPPVPEVETPTERRARIHKIRLEEGAKKAAEELEKYDPSSDPNVTGDPYKTLFVARLNYETTESRVKREFEAFGPIKRVRLVMDKTNNKPRGYAFIEYVHTRDMKAAYKQADGKKIDNRRVLVDVERGRTVPNWRPRRLGGGLGTTRVGNEDVNREVVQPGRAASRSEEPRARDDRDRDREKSRERVRDKDREKSRERSHDRPRERERDDKHHRERERTREREKDRGRDRDRDRERDRTRDRERGKDRDRDRERDRHREKDRERGRDEGEVDQGRGRSRDKEYDYEHVELKHERERHGDKERNYDHAEPEDDHGHYDYYDHHQGRGDYENPDAQGGDDRYKDASRGHDHYDQMDEDNYAYDHGASEAKERDRDYKHSDRSHSREYDY; encoded by the exons ATGGGAGACTTCAACGATGCCTTCATGCGGAACAACCCTAACGTTCAGGCCCGTGCAAAGGCCCAGAATCGAGCTAATGTCATGCAACTCAAGCTG ATTGGTCAAAGTCATCCAACTGGGTTGACTGCTAATCTTCTGAAGCTGTTTGAGCCCCGACCACCTTTGGAGTACAAACCACCCCCTGAGAAGAGAAAATGCCCTTCATATACTG GGATGGCACAATTTGTTAGTCACTTTGCTCAACCTGGTGATCCAGAATATGCTCCACCGGTCCCTGAGGTTGAAACTCCG ACTGAACGAAGAGCCAGGATCCACAAGATACGGCTGGAGGAGGGTGCTAAAAAGGCTGCTGAGGAGCTTGAGAAAT ATGATCCTAGCAGCGACCCAAATGTTACTGGAGATCCATACAAGACACTCTTTGTTGCAAGACTT AATTATGAGACAACAGAAAGCAGAGTTAAACGGGAATTTGAGGCTTTTGGTCCAATCAAGCGG GTTCGCTTGGTTATGGACAAGACAAACAATAAGCCCAGGGGTTATGCTTTCATTGAGTATGTGCATACACGGGATATGAAAG CTGCATATAAACAAGCTGATGGAAAGAAGATTGATAATAGAAGAGTTCTGGTTGATGTTGAACGTGGTAGAACAGTCCCCAATTGGCGTCCCCGCAGACTTGGCGGTGGACTTGGAACAACAAGAGTTGGAAATGAAGATGTTAATAG aGAGGTGGTTCAGCCTGGAAGGGCAGCATCTCGCTCTGAGGAGCCTAGAGCACGAGATGACAGGGACAG GGATCGGGAGAAGTCCCGTGAAAGGGTGCGAGATAAGGACAGAGAGAAATCTCGTGAACGTTCTCATGATAGGCCAAGGGAACGTGAAAGAGATGACAAACATCATAGGGAACGCGAGAGAActagagaaagagaaaaagatcGTGGTCGAGATCGTGATCGAGACCGCGAACGTGATAGGACACGGGACCGTGAGCGAGGCAAAGACAGAGACCGAGATCGTGAGCGAGATCGCCACCGTGAGAAGGACAGGGAAAGAGGTAGGGATGAAGGTGAGGTGGACCAGGGTCGTGGTCGTTCTCGTGATAAAGAATATGATTATGAACATGTGGAATTGAAACATGAGCGGGAAAGGCATGGTGACAAAGAAAGGAACTATGATCATGCAGAACCTGAAGATGATCATGGCCATTATGACTATTATGATCACCACCAAGGTCGAGGAGACTATGAGAATCCAGATGCACAAGGTGGTGATGATCGCTATAAAGATGCCAGTCGTGGTCATGATCATTATGATCAAATGGATGAGGATAATTATGCCTATGACCACGGGGCATCTGAGGCAAAAGAAAGGGACCGGGATTACAAGCATTCAGATAGGTCACATTCTCGCGAATATGACTACTGA
- the LOC129873721 gene encoding U1 small nuclear ribonucleoprotein 70 kDa isoform X3 — MSRAMMQFIFGLLFQATTEIDTCLCWVKNCWEYRPCSLLYSSYIPSMLLRVYFWIQRLSKKFQAFQETPVMVMHLAWELFDSKVRLVMDKTNNKPRGYAFIEYVHTRDMKAAYKQADGKKIDNRRVLVDVERGRTVPNWRPRRLGGGLGTTRVGNEDVNREVVQPGRAASRSEEPRARDDRDSRDREKSRERVRDKDREKSRERSHDRPRERERDDKHHRERERTREREKDRGRDRDRDRERDRTRDRERGKDRDRDRERDRHREKDRERGRDEGEVDQGRGRSRDKEYDYEHVELKHERERHGDKERNYDHAEPEDDHGHYDYYDHHQGRGDYENPDAQGGDDRYKDASRGHDHYDQMDEDNYAYDHGASEAKERDRDYKHSDRSHSREYDY, encoded by the exons ATGAGCAGAGCAATGATGCAATTTATCTTTGGCCTCTTATTCCAAGCAACAACGGAGATTGATACTTGCCTATGCTGGGTAAAAAATTGTTGGGAGTATCGACCTTGTTCTCTTCTTTATTCTTCTTACATCCCATCTATGCTACTAAGAGTTTACTTTTGGATTCAAAGGCTATCAAAAAAGTTTCAAGCATTTCAGGAGACACCTG TGATGGTGATGCATCTCGCCTGGGAGCTCTTTGATTCAAAG GTTCGCTTGGTTATGGACAAGACAAACAATAAGCCCAGGGGTTATGCTTTCATTGAGTATGTGCATACACGGGATATGAAAG CTGCATATAAACAAGCTGATGGAAAGAAGATTGATAATAGAAGAGTTCTGGTTGATGTTGAACGTGGTAGAACAGTCCCCAATTGGCGTCCCCGCAGACTTGGCGGTGGACTTGGAACAACAAGAGTTGGAAATGAAGATGTTAATAG aGAGGTGGTTCAGCCTGGAAGGGCAGCATCTCGCTCTGAGGAGCCTAGAGCACGAGATGACAGGGACAG CAGGGATCGGGAGAAGTCCCGTGAAAGGGTGCGAGATAAGGACAGAGAGAAATCTCGTGAACGTTCTCATGATAGGCCAAGGGAACGTGAAAGAGATGACAAACATCATAGGGAACGCGAGAGAActagagaaagagaaaaagatcGTGGTCGAGATCGTGATCGAGACCGCGAACGTGATAGGACACGGGACCGTGAGCGAGGCAAAGACAGAGACCGAGATCGTGAGCGAGATCGCCACCGTGAGAAGGACAGGGAAAGAGGTAGGGATGAAGGTGAGGTGGACCAGGGTCGTGGTCGTTCTCGTGATAAAGAATATGATTATGAACATGTGGAATTGAAACATGAGCGGGAAAGGCATGGTGACAAAGAAAGGAACTATGATCATGCAGAACCTGAAGATGATCATGGCCATTATGACTATTATGATCACCACCAAGGTCGAGGAGACTATGAGAATCCAGATGCACAAGGTGGTGATGATCGCTATAAAGATGCCAGTCGTGGTCATGATCATTATGATCAAATGGATGAGGATAATTATGCCTATGACCACGGGGCATCTGAGGCAAAAGAAAGGGACCGGGATTACAAGCATTCAGATAGGTCACATTCTCGCGAATATGACTACTGA
- the LOC129873625 gene encoding proline-rich receptor-like protein kinase PERK5 — translation MQSPPGTAPSDKNGTTSSSPSNPPSSPSPSPPQSPPPAPPTSPPPQSPPPVNSPPPLSPPPDKESSPASSPSPSPSPPSASEPPPVLSPPSEYTTASPNAPDHAPPPTSSTFYPPPLVSSEPPSLSARKLSPPPPPSEKSAPFEKPGSPQHSGKPAAGYSESNNGPPSSNSGSSEMVIVAGIAVAGLLVFATIIVCLIYWRRKKKEHYYTNPTPGPPGRPLKGARTTDPYYKGPKPMEHIVKVPTTVYTSNDNSSVLYGQALVPSPSLGGFSKSQFTYEELDRATSGFSKANLLGQGGFGYVHKGVLVDGTVVAVKSLKSGSGQGEREFQAEVDIISRVHHRHLVSLVGYCIADSQRMLVYEYVPNKTLEFHLHGKGHHVMDWGTRLKIALGSAKGLAYLHEDCHPKIIHRDIKAANILLEDNFEAKVADFGLAKLSSDNLTHVSTRVMGTFGYMAPEYASSGKLTDKSDVFSFGVVLLELITGKRPIDPSNIMEDSLVDWARPLLKTALEEGKYDELVGAPLEGNSVPNELHRLVVCAAASTRHSAKRRPKMTQIMRALDGDSALEDMSDGTKTGIFGSSGSSESYDTGAYNADMIKFRKMIISNQEFNSSEYGATSDYGLNPSSSSCDSTELDHHQGGRA, via the exons ATGCAATCACCTCCTGGTACTGCTCCGTCCGACAAAAATGGCACTACTTCCTCCTCTCCTTCTAATCCTCCATCTTCACCCTCCCCATCTCCGCCACAATCTCCACCACCAGCTCCGCCTACCTCCCCACCCCCACAATCTCCTCCACCTGTAAATTCTCCTCCACCTTTATCACCACCTCCCGACAAGGAATCTTCTCCTGCGTCATCACCATCGCCATCACCATCACCACCCTCAGCTTCTGAACCACCACCGGTACTCTCACCTCCGTCAGAATACACTACGGCATCACCCAATGCTCCAGATCATGCGCCTCCTCCTACCTCATCCACATTTTATCCCCCACCTCTAGTTTCCTCAGAACCACCTTCATTATCTGCTCGAAAATTATCTCCTCCTCCACCACCTTCAGAAAAATCAGCACCTTTTGAAAAACCAGGCAGTCCGCAACATTCAGGGAAACCAGCAGCTGGTTATTCAGAAAGCAACAATGGCCCGCCATCGTCTAATTCAGGTTCATCTGAAATGGTTATAGTTGCTGGAATAGCAGTTGCAGGATTGTTGGTTTTTGCCACTATCATTGTTTGCTTAATTTACTggagaaggaagaagaaagaaCACTACTATACCAATCCTACTCCTGGTCCTCCTGGACGTCCACTTAAAG gTGCACGTACTACTGATCCATACTACAAAGGTCCTAAGCCCATGGAGCATATTGTTAAGGTTCCTACCACAGTTTATACAAGTAACGACAACAGCTCTGTGCTCTATGGCCAAGCTCTTGTGCCATCTCCGAGTCTTGGTGGGTTCTCTAAGAGTCAGTTCACTTATGAGGAGCTAGATAGAGCAACTTCTGGATTTTCTAAGGCCAATTTGTTAGGCCAAGGTGGTTTTGGGTATGTACATAAAGGTGTTTTGGTTGATGGAACGGTGGTAGCTGTCAAGAGTTTGAAGTCGGGCAGTGGACAAGGTGAACGAGAATTTCAGGCAGAGGTTGATATCATTAGCAGAGTTCATCATCGCCACCTTGTTTCTCTTGTTGGATATTGCATTGCTGATAGCCAGCGAATGTTGGTCTATGAGTATGTTCCCAACAAAACCTTGGAATTCCATCTTCATG GGAAGGGACATCATGTTATGGATTGGGGAACAAGGCTTAAAATTGCTTTGGGATCAGCCAAAGGATTAGCTTACCTCCATGAAGATT GCCATCCTAAAATTATCCACCGTGATATAAAGGCTGCAAACATTCTACTTGAGGACAACTTTGAAGCTAAG GTGGCAGATTTTGGATTGGCTAAGCTTTCTTCTGATAACTTAACTCATGTCTCCACCCGTGTTATGGGAACTTTCGG GTACATGGCTCCTGAATATGCATCAAGTGGCAAGCTAACAGACAAATCAGATGTGTTTTCATTTGGAGTTGTGCTTTTGGAACTCATAACTGGGAAGCGACCTATTGATCCTAGCAATATTATGGAGGACAGTTTAGTAGACTGG GCTAGGCCCCTTCTTAAAACAGCCTTGGAAGAGGGAAAATATGACGAATTGGTAGGTGCTCCTCTTGAAGGAAACAGTGTTCCAAATGAGCTGCATCGGCTAGTAGTCTGTGCTGCTGCTAGCACTCGTCATTCTGCTAAAAGACGTCCAAAGATGACTCAG ATTATGCGAGCTTTGGATGGCGATTCAGCTTTGGAAGACATGAGTGATGGTACAAAGACTGGCATTTTTGGCTCAAGTGGGAGCTCTGAATCCTATGATACTGGTGCATACAATGCTGACATGATCAAGTTTAGGAAAATGATAATATCAAACCAAGAATTCAATAGCAGTGAATATGGAGCGACAAGTGACTATGGACTCAATCCTTCCTCCTCGAGCTGTGATTCCACTGAGCTTGATCATCATCAGGGGGGTAGAGCTTGA
- the LOC129873804 gene encoding F-box protein At5g07610-like isoform X1, with translation MNLWRTISIPTPLTVTLLLNLRVVGLTRWRFLLCPLADGRHMKVCLIGSGLALYDLRTAASKEEGYNCSEFPADIIMRVDMKIKDVAKRHVLPFLPAKSLMKFRAVSKEWNQWIASPLLAYNQSFTFQKLSGYFYQRLGFQDDPPIFLSLHRSANGVPSPSLGFLPENVKVLSSSSGLLLCQGQDSYYVCNPATKDWKKLPPPQYYHGSDPAVVLAFDPQFNIESFYHVVAAVTVLDHPVVCFEIYCSESDSWKCSPSDCLELENTSLAGGGFYMEGVAYWRNTSSNEVIAFDVKNEIAAVLHVPIIQSEQRGALTQIGDEVCYVTAYNDSGNVFVIDIYGGVDMGLKRSVSVNLGSKKPRTQVSGIPMEECCEVLPCTDSETVVIHTDTTIYFYHLREQKVETLLSPGRVDTHNRFLPYINSLVMVHRSGE, from the exons ATGAATCTTTGGAGGACGATATCTATTCCGACTCCTCTGACAGTTACGTTGCTATTAAACCTCAGGGTGGTGGGATTAACTCG GTGGAGATTTCTATTATGTCCATTGGCGGATGGAAGACATATGAAAGTTTGTCTAATCGGTAGTGGT TTAGCATTGTATGACTTGAGGACTGCTGCTTCTAAGGAGGAAGGGTACAATTGTTCTGAATTTCCTGCAGACATCATAATGAGAGTGGACATGAAGATCAAAGATGTAGCGAAGAGACATGTACTGCCTTTCCTCCCTGCTAAATCACTGATGAAGTTTCGGGCTGTGTCAAAAGAATGGAATCAGTGGATAGCTAGTCCATTACTCGCGTACAATCAGAGTTTCACATTCCAGAAACTTTCAGGCTACTTTTATCAAAGACTGGGCTTTCAAGATGATCCTCCTATATTTTTGTCTCTGCATCGTTCCGCGAACGGAGTCCCGAGTCCTTCTCTTGGTTTCTTGCCTGAGAACGTTAAAGTACTAAGTTCTAGCAGCGGGTTGCTCCTTTGTCAGGGGCAGGACAGTTATTACGTTTGCAATCCTGCAACCAAAGACTGGAAAAAGCTCCCTCCTCCTCAATATTACCACGGATCTGATCCAGCAGTTGTTCTTGCATTTGATCCTCAGTTTAATATTGAATCATTTTATCACGTGGTCGCTGCAGTCACTGTTCTTGATCATCCAGTTGTCTGCTTTGAGATTTACTGTTCTGAATCAGATTCATGGAAGTGCTCTCCTTCAGACTGTCTAGAGCTGGAAAATACAAGTCTTGCAGGTGGAGGATTTTATATGGAGGGGGTGGCTTACTGGAGGAATACATCATCAAATGAAGTGATAGCATTCGATGTGAAAAATGAGATTGCAGCAGTTCTACATGTACCTATTATTCAATCCGAGCAACGTGGTGCCTTAACGCAGATAGGAGATGAGGTGTGCTATGTTACTGCTTATAATGACAGTGGAAATGTTTTCGTAATAGATATCTATGGAGGTGTGGACATGGGCCTGAAGCGCAGTGTCAGTGTAAATCTTGGAAGCAAGAAGCCTCGTACTCAAGTGTCTGGGATACCCATGGAGGAGTGTTGTGAAGTACTACCCTGTACTGACAGTGAAACTGTGGTGATCCACACGGACACAACGATATACTTTTATCACCTTAGGGAGCAGAAGGTTGAGACACTGCTGAGTCCGGGACGAGTGGATACTCATAACAGGTTCTTACCCTACATAAACAGCCTCGTTATGGTACACAGATCTGGAGAATAA
- the LOC129873804 gene encoding F-box protein At5g07610-like isoform X2, which yields MACSDIDTMTDESLEDDIYSDSSDSYVAIKPQGGGINSLALYDLRTAASKEEGYNCSEFPADIIMRVDMKIKDVAKRHVLPFLPAKSLMKFRAVSKEWNQWIASPLLAYNQSFTFQKLSGYFYQRLGFQDDPPIFLSLHRSANGVPSPSLGFLPENVKVLSSSSGLLLCQGQDSYYVCNPATKDWKKLPPPQYYHGSDPAVVLAFDPQFNIESFYHVVAAVTVLDHPVVCFEIYCSESDSWKCSPSDCLELENTSLAGGGFYMEGVAYWRNTSSNEVIAFDVKNEIAAVLHVPIIQSEQRGALTQIGDEVCYVTAYNDSGNVFVIDIYGGVDMGLKRSVSVNLGSKKPRTQVSGIPMEECCEVLPCTDSETVVIHTDTTIYFYHLREQKVETLLSPGRVDTHNRFLPYINSLVMVHRSGE from the exons ATGGCGTGTTCTGACATTGACACGATGACTGATGAATCTTTGGAGGACGATATCTATTCCGACTCCTCTGACAGTTACGTTGCTATTAAACCTCAGGGTGGTGGGATTAACTCG TTAGCATTGTATGACTTGAGGACTGCTGCTTCTAAGGAGGAAGGGTACAATTGTTCTGAATTTCCTGCAGACATCATAATGAGAGTGGACATGAAGATCAAAGATGTAGCGAAGAGACATGTACTGCCTTTCCTCCCTGCTAAATCACTGATGAAGTTTCGGGCTGTGTCAAAAGAATGGAATCAGTGGATAGCTAGTCCATTACTCGCGTACAATCAGAGTTTCACATTCCAGAAACTTTCAGGCTACTTTTATCAAAGACTGGGCTTTCAAGATGATCCTCCTATATTTTTGTCTCTGCATCGTTCCGCGAACGGAGTCCCGAGTCCTTCTCTTGGTTTCTTGCCTGAGAACGTTAAAGTACTAAGTTCTAGCAGCGGGTTGCTCCTTTGTCAGGGGCAGGACAGTTATTACGTTTGCAATCCTGCAACCAAAGACTGGAAAAAGCTCCCTCCTCCTCAATATTACCACGGATCTGATCCAGCAGTTGTTCTTGCATTTGATCCTCAGTTTAATATTGAATCATTTTATCACGTGGTCGCTGCAGTCACTGTTCTTGATCATCCAGTTGTCTGCTTTGAGATTTACTGTTCTGAATCAGATTCATGGAAGTGCTCTCCTTCAGACTGTCTAGAGCTGGAAAATACAAGTCTTGCAGGTGGAGGATTTTATATGGAGGGGGTGGCTTACTGGAGGAATACATCATCAAATGAAGTGATAGCATTCGATGTGAAAAATGAGATTGCAGCAGTTCTACATGTACCTATTATTCAATCCGAGCAACGTGGTGCCTTAACGCAGATAGGAGATGAGGTGTGCTATGTTACTGCTTATAATGACAGTGGAAATGTTTTCGTAATAGATATCTATGGAGGTGTGGACATGGGCCTGAAGCGCAGTGTCAGTGTAAATCTTGGAAGCAAGAAGCCTCGTACTCAAGTGTCTGGGATACCCATGGAGGAGTGTTGTGAAGTACTACCCTGTACTGACAGTGAAACTGTGGTGATCCACACGGACACAACGATATACTTTTATCACCTTAGGGAGCAGAAGGTTGAGACACTGCTGAGTCCGGGACGAGTGGATACTCATAACAGGTTCTTACCCTACATAAACAGCCTCGTTATGGTACACAGATCTGGAGAATAA
- the LOC129872187 gene encoding DNA mismatch repair protein MLH3-like isoform X1 yields MFLCWKLLLKLTGGQMNIVRTASVGTLELMIVDKSPKRVSHSLKEPLLRISLVHPSVSFKIIDIESEYDLLCTRASPSPLPLLSSGFGIHLSSLNNLNAIDGSFKLTRYILGCDVYTVKVYRPKLMDNICDKLSFLHLVSLKTIV; encoded by the exons ATGTTTCTTTGTTGGAAATTGTTACTAAAACTCACTGGAGGCCAAATGAATATCGTAAG GACGGCAAGTGTTGGTACCTTGGAATTGATGATTGTAGACAAGAG CCCAAagagggtatcacattctctgaAAGAGCCTCTGCTAAGAATCTCCCTTGTGCATCCCAGTGTCTCCTTcaaaattattgatattgaaag TGAGTATGACCTACTTTGCACACGTGCTTCTCCTTCCCCATTGCCGCTATTGTCCAGTGGGTTTGGGATTCATCTGAGTTCCCTTAATAATTTGAATGCAATCGATGGTTCATTCAAGCTCACCAGATACATCTTAGGTTGTGATGTTTACACAGTGAAGGTATACAGGCCCAAAttgatggataatatatgtgataAGTTATCTTTTCTGCACCTTGTTTCTCTAAAAACCATTGTTTAA
- the LOC129872187 gene encoding DNA mismatch repair protein MLH3-like isoform X2 → MLTFCFCSYCTMFMYISILGLHLQYIYVSPPFFWCFIFCCASFLSGHSNYGVVCFLYTSDIKIQSSNDMHAFPTSFGFKGEALSYISYVSLLEIVTKTHWRPNEYRKDGKCWYLGIDDCRQE, encoded by the exons ATGCTTACATTTTGTTTTTGCTCTTATTGTACGATGTTCATGTACATCTCAATCTTAGGGCTTCATttgcaatatatatatgtatcccCACCTTTTTTTTGGTGCTTCATCTTCTGTTGTGCTTCCTTTTTGTCTGGCCATTCAAACTATGGTGTCGTATGCTTCCTTTACACCAGTGACATCAAAATACAGAGTTCAAATGATATGCATGCTTTCCCAACAAGCTTTGGCTTCAAAGGAGAGGCTCTGAGCTATATTTCTTATGTTTCTTTGTTGGAAATTGTTACTAAAACTCACTGGAGGCCAAATGAATATCGTAAG GACGGCAAGTGTTGGTACCTTGGAATTGATGATTGTAGACAAGAG TGA